One window of the Solanum stenotomum isolate F172 chromosome 11, ASM1918654v1, whole genome shotgun sequence genome contains the following:
- the LOC125845573 gene encoding disease resistance protein RPP13-like, translating to MADAFVSFAVQKLGDFLIHEVSLRKSLRDEIRWLRNELLFMQSFLIDAEQKQSGDQRIQQWVFEINSIANDAVAILETYNFEAGKGASRLKVCACICWKEKKYYSVAKEIQSLKQQIIDISRKRETYGITNINNNNAGEGTSNQVTTLRRTTSYVDDQDYTFVGFQDAVQTLLAQLLKSEPRRKVVSIYGKGGLGKTNLARKLYTSPNIASSFPTRAWICVSQDYNTMDLLKTIIKSIQGCTNETLNLLERMTEGDLEIYLRDLLKERKYLVVVDDVWQYEAWESLKRAFPDSKNGSRVIITTRKENVAERADDRGFVHKLRFLSQEESWDLFRRKLLDVRAMVPEMESLAKEMVENCRGLPLAIVVLSGLLSHKKGLNEWQKVKDCLWKDIEEDSFHEISSILSLSYNDLSATLKKCFLYFGIFPEDQVVEADNIIRLWMAEGFIVPRGEERMEDVAEGFLNELISRSLVQVAQTFWERVTECRVHDLLRDLAIQKALEVNFFDIYDPRKHSISSSCIRHAIHSQGERYLSLDLSNLKLRSIMFFNRDFCNVFQHIDVFRHLYVLYLDIKEGGVIPDAIGSLYHLKLLSLRGIDNLPSSIGNLKNLQTLVIVNEDGSFCQLPPNTANLINLRHLVAPYSEPLVRISKLTSLQVVDGVACDQWKDVDPVDLVNLRELSMHYINKSYSLKNISSLKNLSTLRLSGEYGNSSPFPSLEFVNCCEKLQKLWLDGGVEKLPVFPNSITMMVFIDSKLMEDPMPILGMLPNLRNLELLVGAYEGKEIMCSDNSFSQLEFLRLYDLENLETWHLATSAMPLIKSLAISRCPKLKEIPEKMKDVKRIS from the coding sequence atggcTGATGCCTTTGTATCATTTGCAGTACAAAAATTGGGTGATTTCCTCATACACGAAGTTTCTCTGCGTAAAAGTCTCAGAGATGAAATCAGATGGCTGAGAAATGAGCTACTCTTCATGCAGTCATTCCTAATAGATGCAGAACAAAAACAAAGTGGAGATCAAAGAATTCAACAATGGGTGTTTGAGATCAACTCTATTGCTAATGACGCTGTTGCTATACTCGAGACTTACAACTTTGAGGCTGGTAAAGGTGCTAGTCGTCTCAAGGTTTGCGCTTGCATCTGTTGGAAGGAAAAGAAATACTACAGTGTCGCCAAGGAGATTCAATCACTCAAGCAACAAATCATTGATATCTCTCGCAAACGAGAGACATATGGTATTAcaaatatcaataataataatgcagGAGAAGGTACAAGTAATCAGGTTACAACATTGAGGAGAACTACCTCATATGTGGATGACCAGGATTACACTTTTGTTGGCTTTCAGGATGCTGTACAAACATTGCTAGCTCAACTTCTCAAATCAGAGCCTCGTAGAAAGGTCGTCTCCATTTATGGAAAGGGCGGATTGGGCAAGACTAATCTTGCGAGAAAACTCTACACCAGTCCTAATATAGCCTCTAGCTTCCCTACACGCGCCTGGATATGTGTTTCTCAAGACTACAACACAATGGATCTTCTTAAGACTATCATAAAATCCATCCAAGGTTGCACCAACGAAACTCTAAATTTGTTGGAAAGGATGACAGAAGGAGATCTAGAAATTTATCTTCGTGATCTATTAAAAGAACGCAAATACCTTGTGGTGGTTGATGATGTATGGCAGTATGAAGCATGGGAGAGTTTGAAAAGAGCATTCCCGGATAGCAAGAATGGTAGCAGAGTCATTATTACCACGCGCAAAGAGAATGTTGCTGAAAGAGCAGACGACAGAGGTTTTGTTCATAAACTTCGTTTCCTAAGtcaagaagaaagttgggaTCTCTTTCGTAGGAAACTACTTGATGTTCGAGCAATGGTTCCAGAAATGGAAAGTCTAGCTAAggaaatggtggaaaactgtagGGGCTTACCTCTTGCAATTGTTGTATTGAGCGGACTACTTTCGCATAAAAAAGGGCTAAACGAATGGCAAAAGGTGAAAGACTGCCTTTGGAAGGACATTGAAGAAGACTCTTTTCATGAAATCTCCTCCATACTATCATTAAGCTACAACGATTTGTCAGCTACGCTGAAGAAGTGTTTTTTGTACTTTGGTATTTTTCCAGAAGATCAAGTGGTCGAGGCTGATAACATAATACGGTTGTGGATGGCAGAGGGTTTCATCGTAccaagaggagaagaaagaatggaGGATGTCGCTGAAGGCTTCTTGAATGAACTGATAAGTCGAAGCTTGGTTCAAGTGGCTCAAACATTTTGGGAAAGAGTTACTGAATGTAGGGTTCATGATTTACTTCGTGATCTTGCGATACAAAAGGCATTGGAGGTAAACTTCTTTGATATTTATGATCCAAGAAAGCACTCCATATCTTCTTCATGTATCAGACATGCTATTCATAGTCAAGGAGAAAGGTACCTGTCACTTGATCTTTCTAACTTAAAGTTGAGGTCAATTATGTTCTTCAATCGGGATTTTTGTAATGTGTTCCAACATATAGATGTGTTTCGACATCTGTATGTGTTGTACTTGGATATTAAAGAAGGTGGTGTTATACCTGATGCCATAGGGAGTTTGTACCACCTCAAGTTGTTAAGCTTGAGAGGTATTGATAATCTTCCCTCCTCCATTGGCAACCTCAAGAATTTACAGACACTTGTCATTGTCAATGAGGACGGATCATTTTGCCAACTACCCCCCAATACAGCTAACCTAATAAATCTAAGACATTTAGTTGCTCCGTATTCAGAGCCTCTGGTACGTATAAGCAAACTCACTAGTCTTCAAGTTGTTGATGGTGTTGCTTGTGATCAGTGGAAAGATGTTGACCCtgttgatttagtcaatcttcGAGAATTAAGTATGCATTATATTAACAAATCTTACTCCCTAAAGAACATTAGCAGCTTGAAAAACCTTAGCACTCTCAGATTGTCGGGTGAGTATGGCAACTCATCTCCATTCCCATCCcttgaatttgttaattgttGTGAAAAGCTCCAGAAATTGTGGTTAGATGGGGGAGTAGAGAAACTGCCTGTGTTTCCAAATTCCATCACAATGATGGTTTTTATAGACTCAAAACTCATGGAAGATCCAATGCCTATTTTGGGAATGTTGCCAAACCTAAGGAATCTCGAATTATTAGTAGGAGCTtatgaaggaaaagaaataatgtgCAGTGATAACAGTTTCAGTCAACTAGAGTTCCTTCGTCTTTATGATCTTGAGAATCTAGAAACATGGCATTTAGCCACAAGTGCCATGCCTCTCATTAAAAGTCTTGCTATCAGTCGCTGTCCAAAGCTGAAGGAGATTCCAGAGAAAATGAAAGACGTGAAACGTATTTCATAA